One part of the Vicia villosa cultivar HV-30 ecotype Madison, WI linkage group LG6, Vvil1.0, whole genome shotgun sequence genome encodes these proteins:
- the LOC131610735 gene encoding hydroquinone glucosyltransferase-like, whose translation MEPPKQETVTAPSPSPSTAQKPPIVVMLPSPGMGHLIPMIEFSKRILLHQNLQITFLIPTEGPPSKAQISVLQSLPKSISHTFLPPVSFTDLPPTTKIETLISLTVLRSLPSLRETFHSLSVSHTITAVVVDLFATDAFDVADEFNVPKYVFYPSTAMALSLFHYLPRLDQEVHCEFRELAEPVKIPGCIPVHGKDLLDPLQDRKNDAYRTVLRNAKRYSEADGIIENSFLELEPGPIKELQKEEPGKVKPVLYPVGPLVNREVAQPGPNGSECLKWLDNQPHGSVLFVSFGSGGTLSSNQITELALGLEKSEQRFLWVVRSPNDKVANASYFSAETDSDPFDFLPNGFLERTKGRGLVLSSWAPQPQVLAHGSTGGFLTHCGWNSVLESVVNGVPLVVWPLYAEQKMNAVILTEDVKVGLRPNFNENGLIERQEIASVVKCLMEGEEGKKLRYKMKDLKEAAAKTLGENGTSTNMISKLALKWSNSNNISTLTN comes from the coding sequence ATGGAACCTCCAAAACAAGAAACGGTTACAGCACCATCACCATCACCATCAACGGCACAAAAACCACCAATCGTGGTGATGCTACCGTCACCTGGCATGGGACATCTCATCCCAATGATTGAATTCTCCAAACGAATTCTTCTTCATCAAAACCTCCAAATCACCTTCCTCATCCCTACCGAAGGTCCACCTTCCAAAGCACAAATTTCCGTTCTCCAATCTCTTCCCAAATCCATTTCACACACTTTCCTTCCACCAGTTTCATTCACTGATCTTCCACCAACCACCAAGATTGAAACACTCATCTCCCTCACCGTCCTCCGTTCTCTTCCTTCTCTCCGCGAAACCTTCCATTCACTCTCCGTTTCTCATACTATCACAGCCGTTGTCGTCGATCTTTTCGCCACCGACGCTTTCGACGTCGCCGACGAATTCAACGTCCCTAAATACGTTTTCTACCCTTCAACAGCCATGGCTCTTTCTCTTTTTCATTATCTCCCTCGTTTAGACCAAGAGGTTCATTGCGAGTTTAGAGAACTCGCCGAACCGGTGAAAATCCCCGGTTGTATTCCGGTTCACGGTAAAGATTTACTGGACCCGCTTCAGGACCGGAAAAACGACGCTTACAGAACTGTTCTTCGTAACGCCAAGAGATACAGTGAAGCGGATGGGATTATCGAAAACAGTTTCCTTGAACTCGAACCGGGTCCAATCAAGGAGTTACAAAAAGAAGAACCGGGGAAAGTGAAACCGGTTCTTTACCCGGTCGGACCGTTAGTTAATAGAGAAGTAGCTCAGCCCGGTCCAAACGGTTCAGAGTGTTTGAAGTGGCTAGACAATCAGCCACACGGGAGTGTTTTATTTGTGTCTTTTGGAAGTGGTGGGACCCTCTCGAGTAATCAGATAACTGAGTTAGCACTCGGTTTAGAAAAGAGTGAGCAACGGTTTTTATGGGTAGTTAGAAGCCCAAATGATAAAGTTGCTAATGCTTCTTATTTCAGCGCTGAAACTGATTctgatccttttgattttctaCCAAATGGTTTCTTAGAAAGAACTAAAGGGAGAGGTTTAGTTCTTTCATCATGGGCCCCACAGCCACAGGTTTTGGCCCATGGGTCGACCGGTGGGTTTTTGACTCATTGTGGTTGGAATTCTGTTCTTGAGAGTGTTGTCAATGGGGTGCCTTTGGTTGTTTGGCCACTCTATGCTGAACAGAAAATGAATGCTGTTATTTTAACTGAGGATGTTAAGGTTGGGTTGAGACCAAATTTTAATGAGAATGGTTTGATTGAGAGACAAGAGATTGCTAGTGTTGTCAAGTGTTTGATGGAAGGGGAAGAAGGGAAGAAGCTTCGTTATAAAATGAAGGATCTTAAAGAGGCTGCTGCAAAAACTTTGGGTGAAAATGGAACTTCCACTAACATGATCTCTAAGTTGGCTCTCAAGTGGAGCAATAGCAACAACATTTCCACTTtgacaaattaa
- the LOC131612921 gene encoding anthocyanidin reductase ((2S)-flavan-3-ol-forming)-like — translation MNCWTPLNDSLSYLYHDAYVKDYVYSKTVTEKYMLSCGNNENGGGLEVVTLICGVVGGDTLQFFTPSSVEICISQIIENAKGYKSLEFVQEFLGKIPFVHVDDVCEAHIFCMESSSINGRFLCASSYVSLKEIVDHYVLHYS, via the exons ATGAATTGTTGGACACCTCTCAATGATTCACTGTCATATTTATACCATGATGCTTATGTTAAG GATTATGTTTATTCAAAGACAGTGACAGAGAAATATATGTTGAGTTGCGGGAACAACGAAAATGGTGGAGGGTTGGAGGTGGTTACTCTTATATGTGGGGTTGTAGGAGGGGACACTCTTCAATTCTTCACACCTAGTAGTGTGGAAATATGTATCTCGCAGATTATAGAAAATGCAAAGGGATACAAATCACTGGAGTTTGTTCAAGAATTTCTTGGGAAAATTCCTTTTGTACATGTTGATGATGTTTGTGAAGCTCATATATTCTGCATGGAAAGTAGCTCAATcaatggaagatttttgtgtgctagtTCCTATGTTTCGTTGAAAGAGATCGTTGATCATTACGTTCTTCATTATTCATAA
- the LOC131610736 gene encoding protein WHAT'S THIS FACTOR 1 homolog, chloroplastic, whose protein sequence is METTQLSLTSPKLSFLSSSSTPLSFFISNKLQFLKKPNLSVKLNCSLQKSQFLGTNLGLFVPSHVDRPRFQIGPIRAAVKRRKERPFDNVIQKDKKLKFVLKVRKLLVSQPNRVMSLQELGKHKRDLGLDKKRRLIAVLRRFPGVFEILEEGCFSLKFKMTSEAERLYLEELRVRNGMEDVVVTKLRKLLMMSLEKRILLVKIAHLATDLGLPREFRDTVCHRYPEFFKVVETERGPALELTHWDPQLAVSAAELSAEDNRIREMEEQNFIIDRAPKFNRVKLPKGLNLSKGEMRKIMQFRDIPYISPYSDFSMLRSGTPEKEKHACGVIHEILSLTLEKRTLVDHMTHFREEFRFSQQLRGMLIRHPDMFYISLKGDRDSVFLREAYRDSQLVDKDRLLLIKEKLRSLVEVPRFRKGRGAAHTRVGDGTEENDIDNRQDESGDEEQEWSDGDDFNSDGDDGDDNDDDWIDEEDDDDDDDDDDTALDFDDEEEEDFDDDDDDDDDDDDEGVKQNNEKVLAPSFPDGRLRERW, encoded by the coding sequence ATGGAAACTACACAGTTATCACTCACTTCACCAAAACTCTCCTTTTTATCATCTTCTTCTACCCCTTTATCATTTTTCATCTCAAACAAACTTCAATTTCTGAAAAAGCCTAATCTTTCTGTCAAACTCAATTGTTCACTtcaaaaatcccaatttttgggaacCAATTTAGGTTTGTTTGTTCCATCCCATGTCGATAGACCTAGGTTTCAAATTGGGCCAATAAGAGCTGCTGTGAAGAGAAGAAAAGAGAGGCCTTTTGATAATGTGATTCAGAAAGACAAGAAGCTTAAATTTGTTCTCAAGGTGAGGAAATTACTAGTGAGTCAACCTAATAGGGTTATGTCTCTTCAGGAATTGGGTAAGCATAAAAGGGATTTAGGGTTAGATAAAAAGAGGAGATTGATTGCAGTCTTGAGGAGATTTCCTGGTGTTTTTGAGATTTTGGAAGAAGGGTGTTTTTCTCTTAAGTTCAAAATGACTTCTGAGGCTGAAAGGCTTTATCTTGAGGAGTTGAGGGTTAGGAATGGAATGGAAGATGTTGTAGTTACTAAGCTTAGGAAATTGTTGATGATGTCTTTGGAAAAGAGGATTTTGTTAGTGAAAATTGCTCATTTGGCAACTGATTTGGGATTACCGAGAGAATTTCGCGACACGGTTTGTCATAGGTATCCGGAGTTTTTCAAAGTTGTTGAGACGGAAAGAGGTCCTGCGCTTGAATTAACACATTGGGATCCTCAGCTTGCGGTTTCTGCGGCTGAGTTATCTGCGGAAGATAATCGAATTAGAGAAATGGAAGAGCAGAATTTTATTATAGATAGGGCTCCTAAATTCAATAGAGTGAAGCTTCCTAAGGGTCTTAATCTTTCAAAAGGTGAGATGAGAAAGATAATGCAGTTCAGAGACATTCCTTATATATCGCCTTACTCGGATTTCTCAATGCTTCGTTCGGGGACGCCGGAGAAAGAGAAGCATGCTTGCGGAGTTATTCATGAGATTTTGAGTCTCACACTTGAGAAGCGGACTCTTGTTGACCACATGACCCATTTCCGTGAAGAGTTTAGATTCTCTCAGCAGTTGAGAGGGATGTTGATAAGACATCCTGATATGTTTTATATCTCTTTGAAAGGAGACAGGGATTCTGTGTTTCTTAGGGAAGCTTATCGAGATTCTCAGTTGGTAGACAAGGACAGATTGTTACTTATAAAGGAGAAACTTCGCTCTCTGGTTGAAGTTCCACGGTTTCGTAAAGGTAGGGGTGCTGCCCACACTAGAGTTGGAGATGGCACGGAAGAGAATGATATTGATAACAGACAAGACGAAAGTGGTGATGAGGAACAAGAATGGTCAGATGGTGATGATTTTAACAGTGATGGTGATGACGGCGACGATAATGATGATGACTGGATtgacgaagaagatgatgatgatgatgatgatgatgatgatacagCGCTAGATTTTgatgacgaagaagaagaagattttgatgatgatgatgatgatgatgatgatgatgatgatgaaggcgTAAAACAGAATAATGAAAAGGTCCTTGCTCCATCATTCCCCGATGGTCGTCTCAGAGAACGGTGGTAA
- the LOC131615102 gene encoding uncharacterized protein LOC131615102 produces MAPPKPPNPSSKEILEEALQMSSLHLNNAMAETQEQMDVRFAQVHEDISKQVGQLHTRLENDKVEEESKYQALMAALQKISLQKEQQAAIPTHSAHSGGSTSGIQPSSLSFGSPTLTHVITPTHSPITHTATPTHSVFRPPVTHTFSPTQPTISTPPNFHAVPPPPHFIPYPPYTPQSAFVPITQPDPYHQLAHIPPLPPLRSPKLELPLFDGSNPLEWLFQADQFFSFYNLPPENRLSLISFYMKGDALGWFKWMHQNRLLTDWVSFTRALELRFGPSTFENHQAELFKLKQTGSVMEYQTKFEQLGNQVVGLPAVAILNCFISGLHMEIQNELAIHKPTSISQAIGLAKLIESKLKESKQKFTKPFSTFQKPSPTPPTTQNFKPHPSSAQPNLTTQKSPNQQQPKFPIRKLTQAQLQERRAQGLCFNCDEKFITGHRCSTNRFFILLADEEGVSVEPENLNLEEAPMEADFSDTYFQLSPQALTGHYHPQTLKFKGKIHGLTVMVLVDTGSTHNIMQPRIAQHLNLPTTPINQFSVMVGNGSHLQCEGICNNVQILLQNKPFTLPFYLLPIEGADIVLGMAWLRTLGPIQADFSIPSLTFQHQNTPLTLTGDPNSTPINTSFHQLRQLIHTDAIASFHLLIMEPIQNTSPTTKLPASAPPNQTLLPTPLTRLLTKFQSIFQQPKGLPPPRPHDHHINLLPNTPPINVKPYRYPHSKKETMTKMIQEMLQEGTIIPSTSPFSSPVLLVKKKDGTWRFCVDYRALNAVTVKDRFPIPTIDELLDELSSATIFSKIDLCSGYHQIRLASKDTYKTAFRTFDGHYEFLVMPFGLTNGPSTFQSAMNDLLRPFLRKFVLVFFDDILIYSANFEEHLTHLQVILELLQKQAFFVKLPKCVFAARQIEYLGHIISKGGVAPDTEKVKAILDWPTPRSLSTLRGFLGLTGFYRRFVKGYATLAAPLTDLLRSTNFNWSTEAAKAFTELKQKMTDMPVLALPDFTKEFSIETDASGVAIGAVLSQEGHPIAFFSKKMCPRMQASSVYVREMFAITESVKKWRQYLIGQRFHIYTDQKSLRSLLLQRIQTPEQERWTAKLQGFDFDISYKPGKSNLVADALSRKFEPEPAILLALSSPLPDLLHTLKHFYKNDTVGQNLLQLATQKSPNNNYSVCHGLLYYKQRLFIPDIAELRQQVLLEYHQTPTAGHSGVKATLARLRASFCWPGVYLEVKNMIKQCSICQHNKYDTQKKKGLLQPLPIPKQVWEEITMDFITHLPSSCGHTTIWVICDRLSKFVHFIPLPNHFSAKDLANRFTVEIFRLHGAPKTIVSDRDPLFLSKFWKEFFKNQGTSLQYSTSYHPETDGQTEVVNRSVETYLRCFAGDHPRTWHKFLHLAEYWYNTSFHSAIQMAPFKALYGRDPPSILDYVSNSVSDVALEDSLQQQQQILNDLKIHLQKSRVAMEKQANMKRRHVTFVEGDWVLLKLQPYRQHTVHRRESQKLAQRYFGPFRIIKRTGTVNYLLDLPSSSRIHPIVHVSLLKAYHGTLPLKDFQPLPLPDIVDFEMNSDEVCHKHKQSDANTQTSQKANTKNNETLPGSFSSGTAHARGADTGLHSATNQPQDLTPQGDPNRKGRVEVQRRREKVLQTRGDFVLNGEEERVPKVKQVNKVERQRKKGDLRNVYRERELLDSQSTILGDMGKASVITSSNNQKTINGTLIGKDLHASQRTAGFTAQGDKFQYSNQSEARNQILPYLPTASKSHKHVGLSPHEDSYSPPKSHLQGGMGGFPISHGPNTILDPSESFPMNLEGKVLVGPGSNDKKRPNRIKKKAVWLKDFV; encoded by the coding sequence ATGGCTCCCCCAAAACCCCCAAACCCCTCTTCTAAAGAGATTTTAGAAGAAGCTTTACAAATGTCCTCATTACACTTAAACAATGCTATGGCTGAGACACAAGAGCAAATGGATGTAAGATTTGCTCAAGTTCATGAAGATATCTCCAAACAAGTGGGTCAGCTGCATACAAGGTTAGAGAATGACAAAGTGGAGGAAGAGTCAAAATACCAAGCTCTTATGGCAGCTCTGCAGAAAATTTCCTTACAAAAAGAACAACAAGCTGCTATACCTACCCATTCTGCACATTCTGGTGGCAGCACATCAGGTATACAACCCTCTTCCTTATCTTTTGGGTCACCTACTTTAACCCATGTGATCACACCCACCCACTCACCCATTACCCACACAGCTACCCCGACCCATTCTGTTTTCAGACCACCCGTAACCCACACTTTTTCCCCCACTCAGCCCACTATATCTACACCCCCAAATTTCCACGCTGTACCCCCACCACCACATTTTATTCCATACCCCCCATACACACCCCAATCTGCATTTGTCCCAATCACACAACCAGACCCATACCATCAGCTAGCCCACATACCCCCATTACCCCCTTTGCGTTCACCAAAACTTGAATTGCCTTTATTTGATGGGTCTAATCCATTGGAATGGTTATTTCAAGCAGATCAGTTCTTTAGTTTTTATAATCTTCCACCAGAAAATCGTTTATCTCTTATTTCATTTTATATGAAGGGTGATGCTTTAGGTTGGTTTAAGTGGATGCACCAAAATCGTTTGTTAACTGATTGGGTATCTTTCACAAGAGCTTTAGAATTACGTTTTGGTCCTTCTACTTTTGAAAATCATCAAGctgaattatttaaattaaagcaAACTGGTTCTGTTATGGAGTATCAAACAAAATTCGAGCAACTTGGAAACCAAGTGGTGGGGCTACCTGCTGTAGCTATTCTAAATTGTTTCATCTCTGGCCTACATATGGAGATTCAAAATGAATTAGCTATCCATAAGCCTACATCTATTTCCCAAGCAATTGGGCTTGCCAAATTAATTGAGTCTAAACTCAAAGAGTCCAAACAAAAGTTCACTAAACCTTTTTCCACTTTCCAAAAACCAAGTCCCACACCCCCAACCACCCAGAATTTCAAACCACACCCTTCTTCGGCTCAGCCCAATCTTACTACTCAAAAAAGCCCCAACCAACAACAACCTAAATTTCCCATCCGTAAGCTTACCCAAGCCCAATTACAAGAGAGACGAGCCCAAGGCCTTTGTTTCAATTGTGATGAGAAATTCATCACGGGACATAGATGTTCCACAAACAGATTTTTCATACTCTTGGCTGATGAGGAGGGAGTGAGTGTTGAACCAGAAAATTTAAATTTGGAAGAAGCTCCTATGGAGGCAGACTTTAGTGATACTTACTTCCAGTTATCCCCTCAAGCTCTAACAGGCCATTACCACccacaaacattaaaattcaAAGGAAAAATCCATGGGTTAACCGTTATGGTTTTGGTAGACACGGGTAGTACTCACAACATTATGCAGCCCCGAATTGCTCAGCACCTCAACCTCCCCACCACCCCAATCAACCAATTTTCTGTCATGGTTGGCAATGGATCCCACCTTCAATGTGAGGGAATTTGCAACAATGTTCAAATCCTGCTTCAAAATAAACCTTTCACCTTGCCTTTTTATTTACTACCGATTGAAGGTGCTGATATTGTTCTAGGAATGGCTTGGCTTAGAACACTAGGACCCATTCAAGCAGATTTTTCAATTCCCTCTCTCACTTTTCAACATCAAAACACCCCCCTAACTCTCACCGGTGATCCCAACTCAACCCCCATAAATACCTCTTTCCACCAATTACGCCAACTCATCCACACCGATGCCATTGCCTCTTTTCACTTATTAATAATGGAACCTATTCAGAACACTTCCCCCACAACTAAACTACCAGCTTCTGCCCCACCTAACCAAACCTTATTACCCACCccccttacaagacttttgaccAAATTTCAATCAATTTTTCAACAACCAAAAGGCCTTCCCCCACCAAGACCGCATGACCACCATATCAACCTTCTGCCCAACACACCACCCATCAATGTGAAACCCTACCGCTACCCTCATTCAAAAAAAGAAACCATGACAAAAATGATACAAGAGATGCTTCAAGAAGGCACAATCATACCTAGCACTAGCCCTTTTTCATCACCGGTCTTATTAGTCAAAAAGAAAGACGGAACGTGGAgattttgtgttgattatagagcaTTGAATGCAGTAACAGTAAAGGACAGATTTCCCATACCCACTATTGATGAACTATTAGACGAACTCAGTTCCGCTaccattttttccaagatagacTTGTGTTCAGGATACCATCAGATCAGATTAGCATCAAAAGACACGTATAAAACAGCTTTTCGAACTTTCGATGGGCATTACGAATTCCTTGTAATGCCTTTCGGCCTCACAAATGGGCCATCTACTTTTCAATCAGCTATGAACGACTTACTTCGTCCTTTCCTACGAAAATTTGTTCTTGTTTtctttgatgatattttaatttacagTGCTAATTTTGAGGAGCATCTAACACATTTGCAGGTTATTTTAGAGTTGTTACAAAAGCAGGCATTTTTTGTGAAGCTACCTAAGTGTGTTTTTGCAGCAAGACAGATTGAATATTTAGGACACATTATTTCAAAAGGAGGAGTCGCACCTGATACTGAAAAAGTGAAGGCCATTTTGGATTGGCCAACACCACGTTCACTCTCGACGCTCCGAGGTTTTTTAGGCCTTACCGGGTTTTATCGCAGATTTGTTAAAGGCTACGCCACTCTCGCCGCTCCCCTCACCGATTTATTGCGTTCCACTAATTTCAACTGGAGTACAGAGGCTGCCAAGGCCTTTACAGAACTGAAACAGAAAATGACCGACATGCCGGTCCTGGCTTTACCAGATTTTACAAAAGAATTTTCAATTGAAACGGATGCCTCTGGTGTAGCCATCGGTGCTGTTCTGTCCCAAGAAGGTCACCCCATTGCTTTTTTCAGCAAAAAGATGTGTCCTCGTATGCAAGCTTCTTCGGTGTATGTTCGGGAAATGTTCGCCATCACAGAATCTGTGAAAAAGTGGCGTCAGTATCTCATTGGTCAACGATTTCATATATATACGGATCAAAAGAGCTTAAGAAGTCTGCTACTACAACGCATTCAAACACCAGAACAGGAAAGGTGGACAGCTAAGCTACAAGGATTTGATTTTGATATTTCATACAAACCTGGAAAATCGAATCTTGTTGCGGATGCTTTAAGCAGAAAGTTTGAACCAGAACCAGCAATCTTATTAGCTCTCTCATCTCCTCTTCCAGACTTGCTGCACACCTTGAAACATTTTTACAAAAATGATACAGTTGGTCAAAACTTATTACAGTTAGCAACTCAGAAGTCTCCAAACAACAATTACAGTGTGTGCCATGGCCTACTGTATTACAAACAAAGACTATTCATACCTGATATTGCTGAGTTGCGACAACAGGTACTACTTGAGTATCACCAGACACCAACAGCTGGCCATTCCGGCGTCAAGGCCACTTTAGCAAGATTGCGAGCTTCTTTTTGTTGGCCAGGGGTGTACCTCGAAGTTAAAAACATGATTAAACAATGTTCCATATGCCAGCACAATAAATATGATACACAGAAAAAAAAAGGCTTGCTGCAGCCATTGCCAATTCCGAAACAAGTTTGGGAAGAAATAACAATGGATTTTATTACACACTTACCAAGTTCTTGCGGTCATACGACTATCTGGGTAATTTGTGATCGATTGTCGAAATTTGTGCACTTCATTCCTCTGCCTAACCACTTTTCCGCAAAAGACTTGGCAAACCGGTTCACAGTAGAGATCTTTCGTCTTCACGGAGCACCTAAAACTATAGTTTCTGACCGGGATCCATTGTTTCTGAGCAAGTTTTGGAAGGAGTTCTTTAAGAATCAGGGGACGAGCCTGCAATACAGTACATCTTATCATCCTGAAACCGACGGCCAGACAGAAGTAGTAAATCGATCAGTAGAAACTTACTTACGCTGTTTTGCTGGGGATCATCCGCGTACTTGGCATAAATTTCTCCATTTAGCGGAATATTGGTATAACACATCTTTTCACTCAGCAATCCAGATGGCACCTTTCAAAGCTCTCTATGGCCGTGATCCTCCAAGTATCTTAGACTATGTCAGCAACTCGGTTTCAGATGTAGCTCTTGAAGATtctctgcaacaacaacaacagattTTGAACGACTTAAAAATACACTTGCAGAAAAGCAGAGTCGCAATGGAAAAGCAAGCGAATATGAAACGAAGGCATGTTACCTTTGTGGAAGGAGACTGGGTCCTTTTGAAGTTACAACCATATCGTCAGCACACGGTGCACCGTCGAGAATCTCAAAAACTTGCGCAAAGATACTTTGGCCCTTTTCGCATCATCAAACGGACAGGAACAGTTAACTACCTCTTGGATCTACCTTCTTCATCCCGCATCCATCCCATTGTTCATGTATCTCTGTTGAAAGCATACCATGGAACATTGCCATTGAAGGATTTCCAGCCACTTCCTTTACCGGACATCGTCGATTTCGAAATGAACTCGGATGAAGTCTGTCACAAACACAAACAATCAGATGCTAACACACAGACATCACAGAAGGCAAATACTAAGAATAACGAGACTTTACCAGGTTCGTTTTCGTCGGGAACAGCACATGCAAGAGGAGCGGATACGGGTTTGCACAGTGCCACCAATCAGCCACAGGATCTAACACCGCAAGGAGATCCGAATCGGAAAGGTCGAGTTGAAGtacaaagaagaagagagaaggtGCTTCAAACAAGAGGAGATTTTGTTTTGAATGGTGAAGAGGAAAGGGTACCGAAAGTGAAACAAGTGAACAAGGTAGAAAGGCAAAGAAAGAAAGGGGATCTGAGAAATGTTTACCGAGAGAGAGAGTTGTTGGATTCACAAAGTACTATACTTGGTGATATGGGGAAAGCCTCGGTGATAACGTCTTCAAATAACCAAAAGACAATTAATGGTACTTTAATTGGGAAAGACTTGCACGCTTCACAGAGAACAGCTGGTTTCACTGCCCAAGGTGATAAGTTTCAATATTCCAACCAATCAGAGGCCAGGAATCAGATTCTTCCTTATCTCCCAACGGCTAGCAAATCCCACAAGCACGTGGGTCTGTCTCCCCACGAGGACAGCTATTCTCCACCAAAATCCCACTTGCAAGGAGGAATGGGTGGGTTTCCAATTTCTCACGGCCCAAATACCATTCTGGATCCATCAGAGTCTTTTCCAATGAACCTTGAGGGCAAGGTTCTTGTTGGGCCCGGGAGTAATGATAAGAAGCGGCCCAATAGAATTAAAAAGAAGGCTGTTTGGCTAAAGGACTTCGTATGA